The following are encoded in a window of Gemmatimonadales bacterium genomic DNA:
- a CDS encoding methylated-DNA--[protein]-cysteine S-methyltransferase → MRIEWTSYQSPVGVLTILEAREGPLIVEFAERTGRLRLAERLQQHAPGAVIDTGPCRQATSWLTAYFAGHPRPFPYPEYLTRYLSVSDSQAAVWRALTAIPFGETRSYEEIATSTGIHPRAVGQLNGSNHLAILLPCHRVVGKDGGLVGYGGGLETKAWLLDHELRSVGLTLSAPPAY, encoded by the coding sequence ATGCGGATTGAGTGGACATCCTACCAGTCGCCCGTCGGCGTGCTGACGATTCTCGAGGCGCGCGAAGGCCCGCTGATCGTCGAGTTCGCCGAACGAACCGGGCGCCTGCGTCTGGCCGAACGACTGCAGCAGCACGCGCCAGGAGCGGTGATCGACACCGGGCCCTGTCGGCAGGCCACTTCGTGGCTGACCGCCTATTTCGCCGGGCATCCCCGCCCCTTTCCCTATCCGGAATATCTCACGCGCTACCTGAGCGTCAGCGACTCGCAGGCGGCGGTATGGCGCGCCCTGACCGCCATTCCCTTCGGCGAGACCCGCTCCTACGAGGAGATCGCCACCAGCACCGGCATCCATCCACGGGCCGTCGGGCAGCTGAACGGCTCGAACCACCTGGCCATCCTCCTGCCCTGTCATCGTGTGGTCGGGAAGGACGGCGGCCTGGTCGGGTACGGGGGTGGCCTCGAGACAAAGGCCTGGCTGCTCGACCACGAACTGCGCTCGGTCGGGCTGACGCTGTCGGCGCCGCCGGCGTATTGA
- a CDS encoding Ig-like domain-containing protein, with protein sequence MLLALALMFQQVPVPTPVASVTIRPADAAVTVGDTLRLTAQAFDSAGRPLADVRTRWFLSGLQFEGTVDSTGLVTAGAVGALRVTVLASPQGGAGPRRRLRSSPSAGAGGQHRGAAGAGPVVCGPGGRGHVHRHLRRATRGTIRSAWSSDQPGWWRSRAPGS encoded by the coding sequence ATGCTGCTCGCGCTCGCGTTGATGTTCCAGCAGGTGCCCGTCCCGACCCCCGTGGCCTCCGTGACGATTCGGCCTGCGGACGCCGCGGTGACCGTCGGTGACACGCTGCGCCTGACGGCCCAGGCGTTCGATTCGGCCGGCCGGCCCCTCGCGGACGTCCGCACCCGCTGGTTCCTCTCCGGCCTCCAATTCGAGGGCACGGTTGACAGCACCGGGCTGGTGACCGCCGGCGCCGTCGGTGCCCTGCGCGTGACGGTGCTCGCCTCCCCGCAGGGAGGGGCCGGCCCAAGACGGCGTTTGCGGTCATCACCATCTGCCGGGGCCGGCGGCCAACATCGCGGTGCGGCCGGCGCCGGACCGGTTGTATGTGGGCCAGGCGGTCGCGGTCACGTCCACCGTCACCTCCGCCGGGCGACACGCGGCACGATCCGGTCAGCCTGGAGCTCCGATCAGCCGGGGTGGTGGCGGTCTCGAGCACCGGGATCCTGA
- a CDS encoding HD domain-containing protein translates to MSHPTELPGLSPGQRIQDPLLILGVDRRGGDTPHTILTLANATGKLASAPFWLEDQPKIAGLAAGDVVQVIGEVALYRGVRQLKVTSLRPLPKGAVDLSQLVPSIGDPAPYWKTLDGWRAEIVRPRLAATLDLFYANDDFRLRYEACPASLAGHHAELGGLLKHTVEVASIARAIARVCRAEPDLVLAGVLLHDIGKLESYRWDGGLFAMTEAGSLQGHVALGALMLDRAVRAAQPMPCTEQELGILQHLVLSHHGRLEFGAAVAPMTLEAEVLHYADNASAKTASMADALANPDNFEGDDLVSARSLWQLDRRRAYRGRSDWGG, encoded by the coding sequence ATGAGCCACCCCACCGAATTGCCCGGCCTTTCCCCCGGCCAGCGCATCCAGGACCCGCTGCTGATCCTCGGAGTGGACCGCCGCGGAGGGGACACCCCCCACACGATCCTGACGCTCGCCAACGCGACGGGGAAGCTCGCCAGCGCGCCCTTCTGGTTGGAGGACCAGCCGAAGATCGCCGGGCTCGCCGCGGGCGACGTGGTGCAGGTCATCGGTGAGGTCGCGCTCTACCGCGGCGTCCGTCAGCTGAAGGTCACCTCCCTCCGGCCCCTGCCGAAGGGGGCGGTCGACCTCAGCCAGCTGGTCCCGTCCATCGGCGATCCGGCACCGTACTGGAAGACGCTCGACGGATGGCGGGCCGAAATTGTCCGGCCACGGCTCGCCGCCACCCTCGACTTGTTCTACGCCAACGACGACTTCCGGCTGCGCTACGAGGCCTGCCCCGCCAGCCTTGCCGGGCATCACGCGGAACTCGGCGGTCTCCTCAAGCACACCGTGGAAGTGGCGAGCATCGCCCGCGCCATCGCGCGAGTGTGCCGGGCGGAGCCCGACCTGGTGCTCGCCGGGGTCTTGCTCCACGATATCGGCAAGCTGGAGTCGTACCGCTGGGATGGCGGCCTCTTTGCGATGACCGAGGCGGGCAGTCTGCAGGGCCACGTGGCGCTCGGGGCCTTGATGCTCGACCGCGCCGTGCGCGCCGCCCAGCCGATGCCGTGCACCGAGCAGGAGCTCGGCATCCTCCAGCACCTGGTGCTGTCGCATCACGGGCGGCTTGAATTCGGCGCCGCCGTGGCGCCGATGACGCTCGAAGCCGAAGTCCTGCACTACGCCGACAACGCCAGCGCCAAGACGGCGAGCATGGCGGACGCACTGGCAAATCCTGACAACTTCGAGGGCGACGACCTGGTGAGCGCGCGGAGCCTCTGGCAGCTCGACCGGCGCCGCGCCTACCGCGGACGGAGCGACTGGGGCGGCTGA
- a CDS encoding helix-turn-helix domain-containing protein, with amino-acid sequence MDAHPLLLVTTDPDATQRLAAALGGAGHQVVPAGSGEAAAAALGVPGLGGVVVDLALPGLDLAALRRSLTPASPVPPDSLADAERRHIVLALNHTRGNKRQAAILLGISRSTLLHKIRKYGLEAVAVRGRSAG; translated from the coding sequence ATGGACGCCCACCCCCTCCTCCTCGTGACGACGGACCCCGACGCGACCCAGCGGCTCGCGGCGGCGCTTGGAGGCGCCGGTCACCAGGTGGTTCCCGCGGGCAGTGGCGAGGCGGCGGCGGCGGCGCTGGGGGTGCCGGGGCTCGGTGGCGTCGTGGTGGATCTGGCGCTCCCCGGGCTGGATCTCGCCGCCCTGCGTCGTTCACTCACGCCGGCGAGCCCCGTGCCGCCCGATTCGCTGGCGGATGCGGAGCGCCGGCACATTGTCCTTGCCCTGAACCACACGCGGGGCAACAAGCGGCAGGCGGCGATCCTGCTCGGGATTTCCCGGTCCACGTTGCTGCACAAGATCCGCAAGTACGGACTGGAGGCGGTGGCGGTGCGGGGGCGCTCGGCGGGCTAG
- a CDS encoding GspH/FimT family pseudopilin: MTRGATLLELLVALSIVGLVLGIAAPRLSEPLDTLAVEHAAGEIAGAHARARVAAVVESRVTVLHVSPDSLIMESMEPGGPVRRWSVPGPSQFAVAMTGAARTLTFSPTGITMGFSNASWTLTKGDATRRVVISRLGRVRIER; the protein is encoded by the coding sequence ATGACACGCGGCGCCACCCTTCTCGAACTCCTCGTCGCCCTCAGCATCGTCGGGCTCGTGCTCGGCATTGCGGCGCCCCGGCTCTCGGAGCCGCTCGATACCCTGGCGGTCGAGCATGCGGCCGGGGAAATCGCCGGTGCCCACGCCAGAGCACGCGTCGCGGCGGTGGTGGAATCCCGCGTCACGGTACTCCACGTCTCACCTGACTCGCTCATCATGGAGTCGATGGAGCCGGGAGGCCCGGTCCGGCGATGGAGCGTCCCTGGCCCCAGCCAGTTTGCCGTCGCCATGACCGGGGCGGCACGAACCCTGACCTTTTCGCCGACCGGCATCACGATGGGATTCTCGAACGCCTCCTGGACCCTCACCAAGGGCGACGCAACGCGGCGGGTGGTCATCTCCCGCCTCGGGCGGGTGCGGATTGAGCGATGA
- a CDS encoding response regulator — protein MTARVLVVDDEPAIRHAVSRLFRREGWNVVTAATAGEAIAALETAPVHGVLLDYHLPGMSGADLGAEIVQRWPLLAGRLVFVSGDPQLTVEAFPAACQGARLMPKPFDLLELTAVMRGVLDTPPDRSQSAGTLA, from the coding sequence ATGACAGCGCGCGTGCTGGTCGTCGACGACGAGCCGGCCATTCGCCACGCGGTGAGCCGGTTGTTCCGCCGTGAAGGGTGGAACGTGGTAACGGCTGCCACGGCGGGGGAGGCCATCGCCGCGCTCGAAACGGCGCCGGTGCACGGGGTCCTGTTGGATTATCATCTCCCCGGGATGTCGGGCGCCGACCTCGGCGCGGAAATCGTGCAGCGCTGGCCCCTGCTCGCCGGCCGGCTCGTGTTCGTGAGTGGCGACCCGCAGCTCACGGTCGAGGCGTTTCCGGCGGCCTGCCAAGGGGCGCGCCTCATGCCGAAGCCCTTCGACCTCCTTGAGCTGACGGCAGTGATGCGGGGTGTGCTTGACACTCCGCCGGACCGTTCACAATCCGCCGGGACCCTCGCATGA
- a CDS encoding MerR family transcriptional regulator produces the protein MTLPTGLASLSGADPLVALRAYRALAPWSLRDLASLAGALLEASNIVPVNAAARALPGERTIRFYVARGLVSPPEGRGTAATYGYRHLLQVLVIKLRQMEGATLDSLGKELAELAGDMMERRVASALGPALPMPERVLAAPGTHEPRGRVARAMQSALPAPGQPPRPTTCRRVPCGPGVELLLDERHPALRVPGAEAALARDIARLLDQAGSGSAPTP, from the coding sequence ATGACCCTGCCCACCGGGCTGGCCTCGCTGTCAGGTGCCGACCCGCTCGTCGCCCTCCGCGCCTACCGCGCGCTTGCCCCGTGGAGCCTCCGCGATCTGGCCTCCCTGGCGGGAGCGCTGCTCGAGGCTTCCAACATCGTGCCGGTCAATGCGGCCGCGCGGGCGTTGCCGGGGGAACGGACCATCCGGTTCTACGTGGCGCGCGGCCTGGTGAGCCCGCCCGAGGGGCGGGGGACGGCGGCCACGTACGGCTATCGTCACCTCCTGCAGGTGCTGGTCATCAAGCTGCGGCAAATGGAAGGCGCCACCCTCGATTCCCTCGGCAAGGAACTGGCGGAGCTGGCCGGCGACATGATGGAGCGTCGGGTGGCGAGCGCGCTGGGACCGGCGTTGCCGATGCCGGAGCGCGTCCTGGCCGCACCGGGCACACACGAGCCCCGGGGTCGCGTGGCCCGCGCCATGCAATCCGCGTTGCCCGCGCCGGGCCAGCCGCCGCGGCCCACGACCTGCAGGCGGGTACCGTGCGGTCCCGGTGTCGAATTGCTGCTCGACGAGCGGCATCCCGCCTTGCGGGTGCCAGGTGCCGAGGCCGCCCTGGCCCGGGACATTGCGCGGCTGCTCGATCAGGCGGGGTCCGGTTCGGCGCCCACGCCCTGA
- a CDS encoding LemA family protein has protein sequence MTTILFFAVLAAILLWGVGAYNGLVSLKNQVRNAWTQIDVQLKRRHDLIPNLVNTVKGAMDYERGTMEAVINARAKAMGAQGVKATAEAEGQLTQALGKLFALMENYPDLKATKNVLQLQEELTSTENRIGFSRQHYNDVATEYNTKQQQFPTNLVAGIAKATPADLWVIVDDQERAVPVVDLSSRPPGA, from the coding sequence ATGACGACAATCCTGTTCTTTGCGGTCCTCGCCGCCATCCTGCTCTGGGGGGTCGGCGCCTACAACGGCCTCGTCAGTCTCAAGAACCAGGTCCGAAACGCGTGGACGCAAATCGATGTGCAGCTCAAGCGGCGGCACGACCTGATCCCCAACCTGGTCAACACCGTGAAGGGGGCCATGGACTACGAGCGCGGCACGATGGAGGCTGTCATCAACGCGCGCGCCAAGGCCATGGGGGCGCAGGGGGTGAAGGCCACCGCCGAGGCCGAAGGGCAGCTGACGCAGGCGCTCGGGAAGTTGTTCGCCCTGATGGAAAACTATCCGGACCTCAAGGCCACCAAGAACGTGCTGCAGCTCCAGGAGGAACTGACCAGCACGGAGAACCGGATCGGATTCTCGCGGCAGCACTACAACGACGTTGCCACCGAGTACAACACCAAGCAGCAACAGTTCCCCACCAATCTCGTGGCGGGTATCGCCAAGGCGACGCCGGCGGACCTCTGGGTCATCGTGGACGACCAGGAACGCGCGGTGCCGGTGGTCGACCTGTCTTCCCGTCCCCCGGGCGCGTGA
- a CDS encoding M48 family metallopeptidase, translating into MSDANLFAQQAANRRRSAWLVALFVLFFAWVGFGGDYAFYLLTAGAPAGQYHHTVPFIGLLTTAAASALCYFSWKTGPRRVLLAAGAWEVVTPASPAQLQLMNVAEEMAIAAGLPKPTVWVVPDQDLNAFATGHDSHHASIAVTEGLLAALDRDELQGVVAHEMSHIQNDDVKLMTLLAGMLGAVALLSDGIGRYLRLGGRVGGSSRGGGRSGGKGNNPLGGILLVLWVFTLLIAPVVTRLLAMAVSRKREYLADATAAQLTRHPEALARALEKLDAASAPTRSITQGAAHLCIVDPAERKLSDREGIVGDIFASHPPIRLRVARLKAMAFQNAKREGGVLPA; encoded by the coding sequence GTGAGCGACGCGAATCTCTTCGCCCAGCAGGCGGCCAACCGGCGGCGGTCGGCCTGGTTGGTCGCCCTGTTCGTGCTCTTCTTCGCGTGGGTGGGGTTCGGGGGCGACTATGCCTTCTACCTGCTGACCGCCGGCGCCCCCGCCGGCCAGTATCACCACACCGTCCCCTTCATCGGGCTGCTGACCACCGCCGCCGCCTCCGCGCTCTGCTACTTCTCCTGGAAAACCGGTCCCCGCCGCGTGCTGCTCGCCGCCGGGGCGTGGGAGGTCGTGACCCCCGCGTCCCCCGCGCAGCTGCAGCTGATGAACGTGGCCGAGGAGATGGCGATCGCGGCGGGGCTGCCGAAGCCCACGGTCTGGGTCGTTCCCGACCAGGACCTCAACGCCTTTGCCACCGGGCACGACTCGCACCACGCCAGCATCGCCGTGACGGAGGGTTTGCTGGCCGCCCTCGACCGTGATGAGTTGCAGGGCGTGGTAGCGCACGAGATGTCCCACATCCAGAACGACGACGTGAAGCTGATGACGCTGCTGGCGGGGATGCTGGGCGCGGTGGCGCTGCTCTCCGACGGGATTGGCCGCTACCTGCGGCTGGGGGGACGGGTGGGCGGGTCGTCGCGAGGCGGTGGTCGGAGCGGCGGGAAGGGCAACAACCCGCTCGGCGGGATCCTGCTGGTCCTGTGGGTGTTCACGCTGCTGATCGCGCCGGTGGTCACCCGGCTGCTGGCCATGGCGGTCAGCCGGAAGCGGGAATACTTGGCGGACGCCACGGCGGCCCAGCTCACCCGCCACCCGGAGGCGCTCGCCCGGGCGCTGGAAAAGCTCGACGCCGCCTCGGCGCCGACGCGGAGCATCACGCAGGGGGCCGCGCATTTGTGCATCGTGGATCCGGCGGAACGGAAGCTCAGCGACCGTGAAGGGATTGTGGGAGACATCTTCGCCTCCCACCCGCCCATCCGGCTGCGGGTGGCGCGCCTGAAGGCCATGGCCTTCCAGAACGCCAAGCGCGAGGGGGGAGTGCTGCCGGCCTAG
- a CDS encoding response regulator: MAERSALRILVVDDDPAMVRLAAAALTAHGFTDLEHVATGQEALLAAARADVLLLDQNLPDLAGREVLLALRAWPDPPSVVMVTAHGSETFAADALRAGAEDYLVKDASLAAMLPEVVERVRRMRSLREALATAERELVHVERRAAVGEMTVTLHHEINNPLMAATAEMDLLLSGQDALNDAQRHSLETVRSMLERIRGIVKRAGELRRAATAEYAPGLQMIDLGEGARQEALPRGRALVLVPDEGTARVVESLLRRAGYAIQRVVDSGALGRASQGFDVSLVVVAERSLPADLPRPVDRSYQLFVLQDGDGTAAEAVHPTEILGLPLDPEGFAAAIALPGAV, translated from the coding sequence GTGGCTGAACGGAGCGCTTTGCGCATCCTCGTGGTAGACGACGATCCAGCCATGGTCCGGCTCGCGGCCGCCGCGCTCACGGCGCACGGCTTCACCGATCTGGAGCATGTGGCCACCGGACAGGAAGCACTCCTGGCCGCCGCCCGTGCCGACGTCCTGCTCCTCGACCAGAACCTCCCGGACCTGGCGGGACGCGAGGTGCTGCTGGCCCTGCGCGCCTGGCCGGATCCGCCGAGTGTCGTGATGGTGACCGCGCACGGGAGCGAGACCTTTGCGGCCGACGCGCTGCGGGCCGGCGCCGAGGACTACCTGGTGAAGGATGCCTCGCTCGCCGCGATGCTGCCGGAGGTCGTCGAGCGGGTGCGCCGCATGCGCTCTCTTCGCGAGGCGCTCGCCACCGCGGAGCGGGAACTGGTGCATGTCGAGCGACGGGCAGCGGTCGGGGAGATGACCGTGACCCTGCACCACGAGATCAACAATCCCCTCATGGCGGCCACCGCCGAGATGGACTTGCTCCTCAGCGGACAGGACGCGCTGAACGACGCGCAGCGACACTCGCTCGAAACCGTCCGGAGCATGCTGGAGCGCATTCGGGGCATCGTGAAACGGGCGGGGGAACTGCGGCGGGCGGCCACCGCGGAGTATGCGCCGGGTCTGCAGATGATCGACCTCGGCGAGGGCGCCCGACAGGAGGCCCTGCCCCGCGGACGTGCGCTGGTGCTCGTGCCGGACGAAGGAACGGCGCGGGTGGTCGAGTCGCTGCTCCGCCGCGCGGGGTATGCGATCCAGCGGGTCGTCGACTCGGGCGCGCTCGGGCGCGCATCACAAGGCTTTGACGTCTCGCTGGTAGTCGTGGCCGAACGCTCGCTGCCCGCCGACCTGCCGCGGCCAGTGGACCGCTCGTACCAGCTCTTCGTCCTGCAGGACGGTGACGGCACGGCCGCCGAGGCCGTCCATCCGACCGAGATTCTCGGGCTGCCGCTCGACCCCGAGGGGTTCGCGGCCGCCATCGCGCTGCCGGGCGCCGTCTAG
- a CDS encoding glycosyltransferase produces MQQSFLAALTVIALAAQPFFLAYFIVYNSYTLLLIALSARQVRRKVTGHFVEDLDLIDDSGSTKPLTMIVPAFNEEVTIVDSVTNLIHCDYPRFEVVVVNDGSTDATLERLKHAFKLRRTDLPYREAIGTARVRALYEARGPLPQGVLRLVVIDKESAGKADALNVGVNASTAPYFVCLDADSILDQRALKEMMRVVQEDPRVVAVGGQVAIANGCTIRNGRVVSVGLPRHPLARFQMVEYLRSFTTGRTGLDRLDSILILSGVFAVFEKEAVIRAGGYLTPFVRHRIVEEYVAAGAGTVCEDMEIVVRLHRYIRDKQLDRRIAFLPHPVAWTEVPESLESLRKQRGRWYRGLRESLFYHRAMLFRRRFGRIGTFALPAFWFFEYYGPMIELAGYFFFSFLLLLQWAFDIHLINWPYAIAFFLAAFGYGMLVNLFAVLVGAWRFRFGMADRLQRGLLPFGRRRDVLVLLGYAILENVPFSFRHITLYWRLRGLFDAWRGKTTWEKFARVGFRTETEAARG; encoded by the coding sequence ATGCAACAGTCCTTCCTCGCCGCGCTCACGGTCATCGCGCTCGCCGCCCAGCCGTTCTTCCTGGCGTATTTCATCGTATACAACAGCTACACGCTCCTCCTGATCGCGCTCTCCGCGCGGCAGGTGCGACGCAAGGTGACGGGGCATTTCGTCGAGGACCTCGACCTGATTGACGACAGCGGGTCGACCAAGCCGCTGACGATGATCGTGCCGGCGTTCAACGAAGAAGTGACGATCGTCGACTCGGTGACCAATCTCATTCATTGCGACTACCCCCGGTTCGAGGTGGTGGTTGTCAACGACGGCTCAACCGACGCGACGCTGGAGCGGCTCAAGCACGCCTTCAAGCTCCGGCGGACCGACCTGCCGTACAGGGAGGCCATCGGGACCGCGCGGGTCCGAGCGCTCTACGAGGCGAGGGGACCGCTGCCGCAGGGGGTCCTGCGGCTGGTCGTCATCGACAAGGAGAGCGCCGGCAAGGCCGACGCGCTGAACGTGGGCGTCAACGCCTCGACGGCGCCGTACTTCGTCTGCCTCGACGCCGACTCGATTCTCGACCAGCGCGCGCTGAAGGAGATGATGCGGGTGGTCCAGGAGGACCCGCGCGTCGTGGCGGTGGGCGGCCAGGTGGCGATCGCCAACGGGTGCACCATCCGCAACGGGCGCGTGGTGAGCGTGGGCCTGCCCCGCCACCCGCTGGCGCGGTTCCAGATGGTCGAGTATCTGCGTTCGTTCACCACCGGACGCACCGGCCTCGACCGGCTCGACTCGATCCTGATCCTCTCCGGGGTGTTCGCCGTCTTCGAGAAAGAGGCCGTCATCCGGGCGGGCGGCTACCTGACGCCCTTCGTCCGCCACCGGATCGTCGAGGAATACGTCGCGGCGGGTGCCGGCACCGTCTGCGAAGACATGGAGATCGTGGTCCGCCTCCACCGCTACATCCGCGACAAGCAGCTCGACCGCCGCATCGCCTTCCTCCCCCATCCGGTGGCGTGGACCGAGGTGCCGGAATCACTCGAGTCGCTGCGCAAGCAGCGGGGGCGGTGGTATCGCGGCCTCCGGGAATCGCTCTTCTACCACCGGGCCATGCTCTTCCGGCGCCGGTTTGGCCGGATCGGCACCTTCGCGCTGCCGGCCTTCTGGTTTTTCGAGTACTACGGGCCGATGATCGAGCTGGCGGGATATTTCTTCTTCTCGTTCCTCCTGCTGTTGCAGTGGGCCTTTGACATCCACCTGATCAACTGGCCCTACGCCATCGCCTTCTTCCTGGCGGCGTTCGGCTACGGCATGCTGGTCAACCTGTTCGCGGTGCTGGTGGGGGCCTGGCGGTTCCGGTTTGGCATGGCGGACCGGCTTCAGCGGGGGCTCCTCCCCTTCGGCCGGCGGCGGGACGTGCTGGTGCTGCTGGGGTATGCGATCCTTGAAAACGTGCCCTTCAGCTTCCGCCACATTACACTGTACTGGCGGCTGCGCGGGCTGTTCGACGCCTGGCGGGGCAAGACGACGTGGGAAAAATTCGCGCGGGTGGGATTCCGGACCGAGACGGAGGCGGCACGTGGCTGA
- a CDS encoding HEAT repeat domain-containing protein: MITLPIILGVALAMAGIGLIAVLSWLLYTSYLNRLERRLAYRKGVYRDLVTGLALRDRALLEPQLRELSTLKDFDALEAVLEEQARGATERPAWLLDAYDRLGLVDKYVTRLRTATKWRERAFAAELLGRVGNANAVPALLETVAATRTEDADVREIALRALARIGDPRAVPPLVEALKRSEVWLVPRIADILTRHGALAVDPMITFLEDSSRHPARAWAASILGEVRAARAFPSLVHALNDLDDEVRAKCASALGRIGDGRAVGYLLDHLLSDPAPFVRARIAQALGQFDEPEVIERLVRALGDPAWWVRMRSVEALEQVGAEAEGPLLLALDDTDPEIRIRAAVALERLGVPGRMIEAIERGEDVAEATETLARFGHAGARELLAEGLAHPAAPVRTAMIEAIRRAGRRDLAAELLEIARHDTDPALRADAFDVLRSLGATMAIDAALEQLSDDDQRVRTAAMLLVGQVGGPALAHRIFPRTSDADPAVRTAAATALGLTGARAVGEGLLDLLTDRDVAVRREAVLALGRVGDPSTAVTLLRQLDGAAPEVRAAIASAVTRLDVTRIPTLLERLTGPGDLAGKLAVIQTVAEAHGPAASSVLDVLWRDPDAEVRAALVRHWWHHPDLIDATTLERLAGDPVAAVRVAVAAACAAGGATANLAALAADPAEEVRAMAAVASLLTGAAVSLPAGIPRRLLADAAASALPLAELRRRAGDTDMDRRLRAGVVLALLDDPMARRMAMEDPAPALRSAVRAALPGA; this comes from the coding sequence GTGATCACCCTTCCGATCATTCTGGGGGTCGCCTTGGCCATGGCGGGCATCGGCCTCATTGCCGTGCTCTCCTGGCTGCTCTACACCTCCTACCTGAACCGCCTTGAGCGGCGTCTCGCCTACCGCAAGGGCGTCTATCGCGACCTGGTGACCGGTCTCGCCCTCCGGGACCGGGCGCTGCTGGAGCCCCAGCTGCGGGAATTGTCGACGCTCAAGGACTTCGATGCGCTGGAGGCCGTGCTCGAGGAGCAGGCGCGCGGGGCCACCGAGCGGCCGGCCTGGCTCCTCGACGCCTACGATCGGCTCGGGCTCGTGGACAAGTACGTCACGCGGCTCCGCACCGCGACCAAGTGGCGCGAGCGCGCCTTCGCTGCGGAACTGCTGGGGCGTGTCGGGAACGCGAACGCGGTGCCCGCGCTCCTCGAAACCGTGGCTGCCACCCGCACCGAGGACGCCGACGTCCGGGAAATTGCACTCCGCGCCCTCGCGCGCATCGGCGATCCCCGCGCGGTCCCTCCCCTCGTTGAGGCGCTCAAGCGCTCCGAGGTGTGGCTCGTGCCGCGCATTGCCGACATCCTGACCAGACATGGCGCGCTCGCCGTCGATCCGATGATCACGTTTCTCGAGGATTCCAGCCGCCATCCCGCTCGGGCGTGGGCGGCGAGTATCCTCGGCGAAGTCCGCGCCGCGCGCGCCTTTCCCTCCCTTGTGCACGCCCTGAACGACCTCGATGACGAGGTCCGTGCCAAGTGCGCCAGCGCGCTCGGACGGATCGGCGACGGCCGCGCGGTCGGCTATCTCCTCGACCACCTGCTCAGCGACCCCGCTCCCTTTGTACGGGCGCGTATCGCGCAGGCGCTCGGGCAGTTCGATGAGCCCGAAGTGATCGAACGACTGGTACGCGCGCTCGGCGACCCGGCCTGGTGGGTACGCATGCGCAGCGTCGAGGCGCTCGAGCAGGTCGGGGCGGAGGCCGAAGGTCCCCTCCTCCTGGCGCTGGACGACACCGACCCGGAGATCCGCATCCGCGCGGCCGTCGCACTGGAGCGGCTGGGTGTGCCAGGCCGGATGATCGAGGCCATCGAGCGTGGCGAGGACGTGGCGGAGGCGACGGAGACGCTCGCCCGGTTCGGGCATGCCGGCGCCCGTGAACTGCTGGCCGAGGGGTTGGCCCATCCGGCGGCACCAGTGCGCACTGCCATGATCGAGGCGATCCGGCGCGCCGGCCGCCGCGACCTCGCCGCGGAGCTGCTCGAGATCGCGCGCCACGACACCGATCCCGCGCTGCGGGCCGACGCCTTCGATGTACTCCGCTCGCTCGGGGCCACCATGGCGATCGATGCCGCCCTGGAGCAACTCAGCGACGATGATCAGCGCGTGCGAACGGCGGCCATGCTGCTCGTGGGGCAGGTTGGCGGGCCGGCGTTGGCCCACCGGATCTTCCCCCGCACCAGCGATGCAGACCCGGCCGTCCGCACTGCGGCGGCCACCGCGCTGGGCCTGACGGGGGCGCGCGCAGTCGGGGAAGGACTGCTCGACCTGCTGACCGACCGTGATGTTGCCGTACGTCGTGAGGCGGTCCTGGCCCTGGGCCGCGTAGGCGATCCCTCCACCGCCGTCACCCTCCTGCGCCAGCTGGATGGGGCCGCGCCCGAGGTGCGCGCCGCCATCGCCAGCGCGGTGACCCGACTCGACGTCACCCGGATTCCAACGCTGCTTGAGCGCCTGACCGGGCCGGGCGACCTCGCCGGCAAGCTGGCCGTGATTCAAACCGTGGCCGAGGCGCATGGGCCGGCCGCCTCATCCGTCCTCGACGTGCTCTGGCGCGACCCCGACGCCGAGGTGCGTGCGGCGCTCGTTCGCCACTGGTGGCACCACCCCGACCTGATCGACGCGACCACGCTTGAGCGCCTGGCCGGCGACCCGGTGGCAGCGGTCCGCGTCGCCGTGGCGGCTGCCTGCGCGGCTGGCGGCGCCACCGCGAACCTGGCGGCGCTGGCGGCAGATCCCGCCGAGGAGGTGCGCGCCATGGCGGCCGTGGCGAGCCTCCTGACCGGGGCCGCCGTGTCGCTTCCGGCGGGCATCCCCCGCCGCCTGCTTGCCGATGCGGCGGCCTCGGCGCTTCCGCTGGCGGAGTTGCGGCGGCGGGCCGGTGATACCGACATGGACCGGCGGCTGCGGGCCGGCGTCGTTCTCGCGCTCCTCGACGATCCGATGGCCCGCCGGATGGCCATGGAAGACCCGGCGCCGGCGTTGCGAAGCGCCGTCCGCGCGGCCCTGCCAGGCGCCTGA